In a single window of the Deinococcus sp. Leaf326 genome:
- a CDS encoding transposase — protein sequence MVRGSLVKPTGLDQTMCISWVWLYRNTEPEQRFVMSNLDLGGKYLARMGKRRWRIEAFFKTVKGRFGLERFAQHSKQGVMRWWCLSGGLERFAQHSKQGVMRWWCLSGMAFLLCHLQNLDLPEREADRWPDWGXLARTVRFSFVPEVRRQALQLELNALDAFQHALFADATPGRGAGCPSRRG from the coding sequence ATGGTGCGCGGCAGCCTGGTCAAGCCCACAGGGCTCGACCAGACCATGTGCATCTCCTGGGTCTGGCTCTACCGGAACACCGAGCCGGAACAACGCTTCGTYATGTCCAACCTCGACCTGGGCGGCAAGTACCTCGCTCGCATGGGGAARCGCCGCTGGCGCATTGAAGCCTTCTTCAAAACGGTCAAGGGGAGATTCGGACTTGAACGCTTTGCTCAGCACAGCAAACAGGGGGTGATGCGCTGGTGGTGCCTCTCTGGGGGACTTGAACGCTTTGCTCAGCACAGCAAACAGGGGGTGATGCGCTGGTGGTGCCTCTCTGGGATGGCCTTCCTGCTGTGCCACCTCCAGAACCTCGATCTGCCYGAGAGGGAAGCGGACAGGTGGCCCGACTGGGGCRAGTTGGCGAGAACCGTACGGTTCTCGTTCGTCCCCGAAGTGCGGCGTCAAGCACTTCAACTGGAATTGAACGCGCTCGACGCGTTCCAGCACGCACTTTTTGCCGACGCAACACCCGGCAGAGGTGCCGGGTGTCCCAGCCGGCGTGGTTGA
- a CDS encoding ArgE/DapE family deacylase: protein MPETLTDLLAALVRLDSTNPALVPGGAGEQAIAHFIADWLAVHDIPAEFDEAAPGRFSVIATVRGTGGGSSLILNAHLDTVGTEGMSAPFEPVVRDGRMYGRGTYDMKSGLAACLMALLDAKAARLRGDVILTAVADEEHASLGMQSVLRRITADAAIVTEPTELCVSVAHKGFTWHEITTSGRAAHGSRPDLGVDAIAHMGRVLGQLEALGQELTTRTPHPLLGHGSVHASLISGGQELSSYPERCILQVERRTLPGETPEAATQEIEALLKNLAADPTFRVEHHLTLARDPFGIAQDAPIVQTLQAAATAVLGASPAVIGQTFWMDSAFLAAAGIPTVVFGPRGAGAHATEEWVDLSSLQQCHQILTATLRAFCA, encoded by the coding sequence GTGCCTGAGACCCTCACTGACCTGCTCGCGGCCCTCGTCCGCCTGGACTCTACCAACCCAGCCCTCGTGCCCGGCGGCGCTGGGGAGCAAGCCATTGCTCACTTCATTGCCGACTGGCTCGCGGTCCACGACATCCCAGCTGAATTCGATGAGGCTGCGCCTGGCCGCTTCAGCGTGATCGCAACTGTGCGGGGCACAGGAGGTGGATCCTCGCTGATCCTCAATGCCCACCTGGACACGGTCGGCACCGAGGGCATGTCCGCGCCTTTCGAACCGGTCGTGCGCGACGGCCGCATGTACGGACGCGGCACGTACGACATGAAAAGTGGTCTAGCTGCATGCCTCATGGCGCTCCTTGACGCGAAAGCAGCTCGCCTCCGTGGGGACGTCATCCTGACTGCTGTTGCCGATGAAGAGCACGCCAGCCTCGGCATGCAGTCGGTCCTCAGGCGCATCACCGCTGACGCCGCGATCGTCACCGAGCCGACCGAGCTGTGCGTGTCTGTGGCGCATAAAGGCTTTACCTGGCATGAGATCACCACCTCTGGCCGCGCGGCCCACGGCTCCCGGCCTGATCTGGGCGTGGACGCCATCGCGCACATGGGCCGGGTGCTCGGGCAACTCGAAGCGCTGGGCCAGGAGCTCACCACCCGCACACCCCATCCTCTGCTCGGGCACGGCAGTGTGCATGCCTCGCTGATCAGCGGCGGCCAAGAGCTGTCGAGTTACCCCGAACGCTGCATCCTGCAAGTGGAACGGCGCACGCTCCCCGGCGAAACCCCTGAAGCGGCCACGCAGGAGATCGAGGCGCTGCTCAAGAACCTAGCCGCTGACCCGACCTTCCGTGTCGAACACCACCTCACCCTGGCCCGTGATCCTTTTGGCATCGCGCAGGACGCCCCCATTGTTCAAACCCTTCAGGCCGCAGCGACGGCTGTGCTCGGCGCCTCACCTGCGGTGATCGGCCAGACCTTCTGGATGGATTCCGCCTTTCTGGCTGCAGCTGGCATTCCTACAGTCGTGTTCGGTCCCCGGGGTGCTGGCGCCCACGCAACGGAAGAGTGGGTTGACCTCTCTTCCCTCCAGCAGTGCCACCAGATCCTCACCGCCACCCTCCGCGCGTTCTGCGCCTGA
- a CDS encoding GntR family transcriptional regulator — MPIPPTAPKRVRSLARDEVYSQLSAWIINGTLQPEEALRDQDIAEQLGVSRTPVREALRRLEDEGLVETALNRWTRVAPLRAAHAAELYPVVETLEVLALRLAAPALTVQDLEVLHDLDVQLQDALHAGDARTAVDADTAFHSVWVSKSGNEELQLTLSGLKRKLHRIELAYFNAASSGQASLDEHGAIRQALLAGDTEQAVQALQENWRESMKRLQRQWS, encoded by the coding sequence ATGCCGATTCCACCGACTGCCCCCAAACGTGTTCGCTCGCTCGCCCGAGACGAGGTCTACAGCCAGCTCAGCGCCTGGATCATCAACGGCACCCTCCAGCCCGAAGAAGCCCTGCGTGATCAGGACATCGCCGAGCAACTGGGAGTCAGCCGTACGCCAGTCCGGGAAGCGCTGCGCCGCCTGGAAGACGAAGGGTTGGTCGAGACCGCCCTGAACCGCTGGACACGCGTGGCCCCGTTGCGTGCTGCGCACGCCGCCGAGCTCTACCCGGTCGTCGAGACGTTGGAAGTCCTCGCCCTGCGTCTCGCGGCCCCAGCCTTAACCGTGCAGGACTTGGAGGTGCTCCACGACCTGGACGTACAGCTTCAGGACGCACTTCATGCAGGGGACGCCCGGACTGCCGTGGATGCAGATACTGCCTTCCACAGTGTCTGGGTTTCGAAATCAGGCAATGAAGAGCTTCAGCTGACGTTGAGTGGGTTAAAGCGCAAGCTCCACCGCATTGAACTGGCGTACTTCAATGCGGCGTCTTCGGGCCAAGCTTCGCTGGATGAACACGGCGCCATCCGTCAAGCCTTACTCGCGGGCGATACAGAGCAGGCGGTGCAAGCCTTGCAGGAGAACTGGCGGGAAAGCATGAAGCGACTCCAGCGGCAGTGGTCCTGA
- a CDS encoding diaminopropionate ammonia-lyase yields MTVNTVPDPTLLAFHQRLPGYAPTPLMHAPHLAAALGVREAWVKNEADRLGLPAYKILGASWAVYRELDTLYGPFAPWTTLEELAIQLQPHLPVTLVTATDGNHGRAVARMARWLGLEAHILVPEDMVAARIQAIEGEGAKVDVVHGTYDEAVAAAARLADQQHLVISDTAWEGYERVPGWVVEGYGTIFQEIDQQLADQGGSQPTVVAAQMGVGSLAMAVVQHYRAPDRATQVVGVEPLRAACVLQSLEAGELTEVPGPHASIMAGLNCGNTSPLAWPYLQGGLSASVAISDAQAENAMRLLAQDGVVSGESGAAGAGGLLALCGGEDAEGTRTRLGLTPESTVLVISTEGATDPEAYSRIVQEVTNDA; encoded by the coding sequence ATGACCGTTAACACCGTGCCGGACCCCACCCTCCTGGCCTTCCACCAGCGGCTCCCGGGATACGCCCCTACGCCCCTCATGCATGCCCCCCATCTGGCCGCCGCCCTGGGGGTGCGCGAGGCCTGGGTCAAGAATGAAGCGGACCGGCTGGGCCTCCCGGCCTATAAGATCCTCGGAGCGTCCTGGGCGGTCTACCGCGAACTGGACACCCTGTATGGACCCTTCGCGCCGTGGACGACCTTGGAGGAGCTGGCCATTCAGCTTCAACCGCACCTTCCCGTCACACTGGTCACCGCCACCGACGGCAACCATGGCCGCGCCGTGGCACGGATGGCCCGGTGGTTGGGGCTGGAAGCGCATATTCTGGTCCCCGAGGACATGGTCGCTGCCCGGATTCAGGCCATTGAGGGAGAAGGCGCGAAGGTCGACGTCGTGCATGGCACCTACGATGAAGCGGTGGCGGCGGCGGCCCGGCTGGCCGATCAACAGCATCTGGTCATCAGTGACACGGCCTGGGAGGGATACGAGCGCGTGCCAGGCTGGGTGGTCGAAGGCTACGGCACTATTTTTCAGGAGATCGATCAGCAACTCGCGGACCAAGGTGGCTCGCAGCCAACGGTGGTGGCTGCACAGATGGGCGTGGGCTCGCTGGCGATGGCCGTTGTGCAGCATTACCGTGCTCCTGACCGGGCGACGCAGGTGGTGGGCGTGGAACCCCTCCGCGCGGCCTGCGTGCTGCAGTCCCTGGAAGCTGGAGAACTCACGGAGGTTCCTGGCCCGCACGCGTCCATCATGGCCGGGCTGAACTGCGGCAACACATCGCCCCTGGCATGGCCGTACCTCCAGGGCGGGTTGAGTGCGTCCGTGGCTATTTCCGATGCCCAGGCTGAAAACGCCATGCGACTGCTGGCCCAGGACGGGGTGGTATCCGGCGAAAGCGGCGCGGCTGGCGCTGGCGGCCTGCTGGCGTTATGCGGGGGCGAGGACGCTGAGGGCACTCGTACCCGCCTGGGTCTCACGCCTGAAAGCACGGTGCTGGTCATCTCGACGGAAGGGGCCACGGATCCTGAGGCGTATTCCCGCATCGTCCAGGAGGTCACAAACGATGCTTGA
- a CDS encoding GGDEF domain-containing protein — translation MSLYGGLTLIAYRIISLPNLYRLVLILMTVLLLVALLIFTRALHHIPTSLFISCGMVAGLALTWLEFRHAIGWSLGILVPLLVAGFWFPFADPATAALMGMMLLLITYMRQYNRGFLQIRAQKDQLKILAERDPLTGLYNRRALLEQAQKCLTADXXVVLFDIDHFKHINDTYGHLYGDEVLTYVAHQLREALPPETLLARWGGEEFLAMT, via the coding sequence ATGTCTTTGTACGGTGGACTGACATTGATTGCTTATCGCATCATTTCGCTCCCCAACCTGTACCGCCTTGTACTGATCCTCATGACAGTGCTACTCCTGGTCGCACTGCTGATCTTCACCCGAGCGTTACACCAYATTCCTACATCTCTCTTTATCAGTTGCGGTATGGTGGCTGGCCTCGCATTGACCTGGCTCGAGTTCCGCCATGCCATAGGCTGGAGTCTGGGCATCCTTGTGCCCCTATTGGTTGCAGGCTTCTGGTTCCCCTTTGCTGATCCTGCGACAGCTGCCCTGATGGGCATGATGTTGCTGCTCATTACTTATATGCGTCAATACAATCGCGGTTTTCTGCAAATTCGGGCTCAGAAGGATCAGTTRAAGATCCTGGCAGAACGTGACCCCCTGACAGGGCTTTACAACCGACGAGCATTACTCGAGCAAGCACAAAAGTGTCTCACTGCCGACAYGRTTGTGGTTCTCTTCGATATCGACCATTTCAAACACATCAACGACACCTACGGCCATCTGTACGGGGACGAGGTCCTGACGTATGTTGCCCATCAGTTACGAGAAGCCTTGCCGCCAGAGACGTTGCTGGCGCGGTGGGGCGGGGAAGAGTTTCTCGCGATGACGTAG
- a CDS encoding bifunctional 3,4-dihydroxy-2-butanone-4-phosphate synthase/GTP cyclohydrolase II → MSLASIPELLAELRAGRPVIVVDDEGRENEGDLLMPAATATPEWIAFMAREGRGLICVTLSAERAAHLNLAPMVGASSDPHGTAFTVSVDHRSNSTGISAHDRAATVAALIDPDARAGDFRRPGHLFPLVARPGGVLRRAGHTEAACDLARLASFAEAGVICEIMNDAGEMSRLPELLAFGARHGLKVGSIEALIGWRREYDPLPPEEDAPPMFMRQVAESRLPTVYGEFRLIGFEDTRTGAEHVALVRGEVTAGPLLVRLHSECLTGDAFGSLRCDCGPQRDAALRAIACEGRGVLVYLRQEGRGIGLLNKIRAYALQDGGADTVDANLRLGLPADARDFGIGAQMLRLLGARQLRVLTNNPRKVAGLGDFGLEVVERVPLHVGEGQYNAAYLQTKRERLGHL, encoded by the coding sequence ATGAGCCTCGCCTCCATTCCCGAACTGCTGGCCGAACTGCGCGCGGGCCGCCCGGTGATTGTGGTGGACGACGAGGGTCGCGAGAACGAGGGCGACCTGTTGATGCCCGCCGCCACGGCTACCCCAGAGTGGATCGCCTTCATGGCGCGAGAGGGCCGGGGGCTGATCTGCGTGACCCTGAGCGCCGAGCGCGCCGCGCATCTGAACCTTGCGCCGATGGTGGGAGCCAGTTCCGACCCGCACGGCACGGCCTTCACGGTGAGCGTGGACCACCGGAGCAACAGCACCGGCATCAGCGCGCACGACCGGGCGGCGACGGTTGCGGCCCTCATTGACCCGGACGCGCGGGCCGGCGACTTCCGGCGGCCGGGCCACCTGTTTCCGCTCGTGGCACGGCCAGGTGGGGTGCTGCGTCGTGCCGGGCACACCGAGGCGGCCTGCGACCTCGCGCGGCTCGCGAGCTTCGCGGAGGCTGGGGTGATCTGCGAGATCATGAACGACGCGGGCGAGATGAGCCGCCTGCCCGAACTGCTGGCCTTCGGCGCGCGCCACGGCCTGAAGGTGGGCAGTATTGAGGCCCTGATCGGCTGGCGCCGCGAGTACGACCCTCTGCCGCCCGAGGAGGACGCGCCGCCCATGTTTATGCGGCAGGTGGCCGAGTCGCGGCTGCCGACCGTCTACGGCGAGTTCCGGCTGATCGGCTTCGAGGACACCCGCACCGGGGCCGAGCACGTCGCGCTCGTGCGGGGCGAGGTGACGGCGGGGCCGCTGCTCGTGCGGCTGCACTCCGAGTGCCTGACCGGCGACGCCTTCGGCAGCCTGCGCTGCGACTGCGGGCCGCAGCGCGACGCCGCCCTGCGCGCGATCGCGTGCGAGGGCCGGGGCGTCCTGGTGTACCTGCGCCAGGAAGGCCGGGGGATCGGCCTGCTGAACAAGATTCGCGCCTACGCCCTTCAGGACGGCGGGGCCGACACCGTGGACGCCAATCTGCGCCTGGGCCTGCCCGCCGACGCCCGCGACTTCGGCATCGGGGCGCAGATGCTGCGGCTGCTGGGCGCGCGGCAGTTGCGCGTCCTGACCAACAACCCCCGCAAGGTCGCGGGCCTGGGTGACTTCGGCCTGGAGGTCGTAGAGCGCGTGCCGCTGCATGTGGGCGAGGGCCAGTACAACGCGGCCTACCTCCAGACCAAACGCGAGCGCCTGGGGCATCTGTAG
- the ribH gene encoding 6,7-dimethyl-8-ribityllumazine synthase — protein sequence MNRIEANLLAHDLRFALVSTRWNHLVVDRLVEGAELAFVQHGGRSEHLDHYLVPGSYEMPLVARRLAESGRYDAVVGLGAVIKGDTDHYDFVAGAAATGLLNSSLHTGVPVAFGVLTTDTVEQALNRAGIKAGNKGAEAVLAMIETANLLRRIREQKI from the coding sequence ATGAACCGTATCGAAGCCAATCTGCTCGCCCATGACCTGCGTTTTGCCCTCGTTTCGACCCGCTGGAACCACCTTGTCGTGGACCGGCTGGTCGAGGGCGCCGAACTCGCCTTCGTGCAGCACGGGGGCCGCAGCGAGCATCTCGACCATTACCTCGTGCCCGGCTCCTACGAGATGCCGCTCGTCGCGCGGCGCCTGGCCGAGTCCGGGCGTTATGACGCTGTGGTGGGGCTGGGGGCCGTCATCAAGGGCGACACCGATCACTACGACTTTGTGGCGGGCGCGGCGGCTACCGGCCTCCTGAACTCGTCACTGCACACCGGGGTACCGGTTGCTTTCGGAGTGCTGACCACTGATACGGTCGAGCAGGCCCTGAACCGCGCGGGCATCAAGGCGGGCAATAAGGGGGCTGAGGCGGTCCTCGCCATGATCGAGACCGCTAACCTACTGCGGCGTATCAGGGAGCAGAAAATATAG
- a CDS encoding riboflavin synthase, producing the protein MFTGIVEQLGRVPRTEEVGGLTRLTVTPGRMWTDLSLGESVACAGTCLTVTSWDERSFTAELSQETLAKTAPHWVQGGWLNLERAMTAQARFGGHIVSGHVDGVGEILELEEAPGAYTLRVRAPRALAGYLTPKGSVTADGVSLTLVDVGGPGGTRPEWPAEDFSLWLVPHTLAVTTLGGWRAGSQVNLEADQLAKYVGRLLALRDAGLVHPGQGAGA; encoded by the coding sequence ATGTTTACCGGTATCGTCGAGCAGCTCGGGCGCGTGCCCCGCACCGAGGAAGTGGGCGGCCTGACCCGCCTGACCGTAACCCCTGGACGCATGTGGACCGACCTGAGCCTGGGCGAGAGCGTGGCCTGCGCGGGCACCTGCCTGACCGTCACCAGCTGGGACGAGCGCAGTTTCACAGCCGAACTGAGCCAGGAGACACTCGCCAAGACCGCGCCGCACTGGGTCCAGGGGGGCTGGCTCAACCTCGAACGCGCCATGACGGCGCAGGCCCGCTTCGGGGGTCACATCGTCAGTGGGCATGTGGACGGGGTGGGCGAGATTCTGGAGCTGGAGGAAGCGCCGGGGGCCTACACGCTGCGGGTGCGGGCGCCGCGCGCCCTGGCCGGTTACCTGACCCCCAAGGGCAGCGTCACCGCCGACGGCGTGAGCCTGACCCTGGTGGACGTGGGCGGCCCCGGCGGCACCCGCCCCGAATGGCCTGCCGAGGATTTCAGCCTGTGGCTGGTCCCGCACACCCTGGCCGTGACCACGCTAGGCGGGTGGCGCGCCGGCTCGCAGGTCAATCTGGAGGCCGACCAGCTCGCCAAATACGTCGGGCGGCTGCTGGCCTTGCGGGACGCCGGACTGGTCCACCCGGGGCAGGGGGCAGGCGCATGA